The region GGCGTCTGAGTCGCAGGCATGTTTCCGGCCCGTATCTTGTAAGGACGATCGATGTCCAACCTGACGCAGACAATCTCTCCCCAGCAGGACCAGCTGCGGAGCAACCCACTCCGCGAGGGACTGCTGATTGAACGCACTCCTGCACCGGCGATCATGGTGATCTTCGGCGCGTCGGGCGATCTGACGCGCCGCAAGCTGATTCCGGCGCTCTACAACCTGGCGCTTGAGCGTCTGCTGCCGATCAGCTTCACCGTCGTCGGCTTCGCGCGCCACGACGAGACCGACGAGTCGTTTCGCTCCAAGATGCGTGACGCCGTCAACGAGTTCTCCCGCCGCACGCCGGTCGACGATGCCGTCTGGGAGTCCTTCAGCCAGGGTCTCTTTTACGTCAAGGGCGACTTCACCAACGCCGACGATTACACCGGTCTGGCAGACCGACTGACGACGCTCGACGGCCAGCGCGGCACGCTCGGCAACCGGATGTATTACCTGGCGACCCCGCCTGACTTCTACGATGACATCATCGAGCAGGTTGGTCAGCACAACCTGAACGACGGCCCGGATGGCTCGTGGCAACGGATCATCGTCGAGAAGCCGTTCGGCCACGATCTCGATTCCGCCGACCATCTCAACAAAGTCGTTAACAACGTCTTCGACGAACGCGATGTCTTCCGCATCGACCACTATCTCGGCAAAGAGACCGTTCAGAACATCATCGCATTCCGCTTTGCCAACGGCGTCTGGGAGCCGCTCTGGAACCGGCAGTACGTCGACCACGTCCAGATTACCGTCGCCGAGTCGATCGGCATCGAATCGCGCGGCGGCTATTACGACGAGACCGGCGCGCTGCGCGACATGATGCAGAACCATCTGATGCAGTTGCTGACGATGGTCGCGATGGAGCCACCGGTTGCGCTCACCGCCGACCCGGTCCGCGATGAGAAGGTCAAGGTTCTCCACGCCGTCCGGCCGATCGACCCGCGCCATGTCGAGGAATTCACCGTCCGTGGCCAGTACAAATCCGGCTACTCAGACGGCGAAGCGGTGCCCGGCTACCGCGCCGAGGAGAAGGTCGATCCACACTCGCTGACCGAGACCTTCGTCGCGCTCAAGCTGTTTATCGACAACTGGCGCTGGGCCGGTGTGCCGTTCTATCTGCGGACCGGCAAGCGCATGCCGCGACGAGTCAGCGAGATCGCGATCCAGTTCAAGCGCGCCCCACACCTGCTGTTCAACGCTGACGTAGCCGAGGAGCTGGAGCCGAATGTGCTGGCGCTCGGCATTCAGCCGAACGAAGGTATCGCCCTGACCTTTGGTGTCAAGGTCCCCGGGCCGATGATGAATCTGCGCTCAGTGCACATGGGCTTTGAGTACGGGACCGCGTTTAACGTCCAGTCTCCCGACGCTTACGAGCGGCTACTGCTGGATGCGATGCTCGGCGACGGCACACTCTTCACCCGGCGTGACGAGGTCGCCGCTGCCTGGAACATCATGACGCAGGTGCGTGCCGGCTGGGAACGGCAGACAGTCGACGAGATTCCCACCTACGAGGCCGGATCGTGGGGACCGGATGAAGCAGGCCAACTCCTGAAGAAGGACGGTCGTGCATGGCGGGAGCCGTAGTGCGATGAGTGCGCCACAAACACACCGAATCAGTATCACGGCCGATGGCCAGCGGGTCGTAACGGTCGATCAGATTGTCAACGAGCTCTCGCGCGTCTGGACCGATATCTCGACCGAGGTCGAGCAGCAGACCGGCGAGATCCCGCTGCGGACGAGCATCCTGACGCTCATTATCATCGCCAGCGGCGAATCGCAGATTCGCATGGCTCACGAGACGCTACACGAACTGGTCGAGCAGTTGCCGTCGCGGGTGATCGTCGTCGAGATCGGACCGGAAGGCACCGACTTTGACGCCAACGTCGCCGGCCATTGCCGCCTGCACAGCGGACCGCGCACGCCCTGCTACGAAGTGATCGAGCTGCACACGCCGCCCGACAAGATCAAGGCGGTCCCCAGCTTGCTGGCGCAGCTTGAGCTGTCCGGCATTCCGTGCGCG is a window of Thermomicrobiales bacterium DNA encoding:
- the zwf gene encoding glucose-6-phosphate dehydrogenase, which encodes MSNLTQTISPQQDQLRSNPLREGLLIERTPAPAIMVIFGASGDLTRRKLIPALYNLALERLLPISFTVVGFARHDETDESFRSKMRDAVNEFSRRTPVDDAVWESFSQGLFYVKGDFTNADDYTGLADRLTTLDGQRGTLGNRMYYLATPPDFYDDIIEQVGQHNLNDGPDGSWQRIIVEKPFGHDLDSADHLNKVVNNVFDERDVFRIDHYLGKETVQNIIAFRFANGVWEPLWNRQYVDHVQITVAESIGIESRGGYYDETGALRDMMQNHLMQLLTMVAMEPPVALTADPVRDEKVKVLHAVRPIDPRHVEEFTVRGQYKSGYSDGEAVPGYRAEEKVDPHSLTETFVALKLFIDNWRWAGVPFYLRTGKRMPRRVSEIAIQFKRAPHLLFNADVAEELEPNVLALGIQPNEGIALTFGVKVPGPMMNLRSVHMGFEYGTAFNVQSPDAYERLLLDAMLGDGTLFTRRDEVAAAWNIMTQVRAGWERQTVDEIPTYEAGSWGPDEAGQLLKKDGRAWREP